The following coding sequences lie in one Silene latifolia isolate original U9 population chromosome 5, ASM4854445v1, whole genome shotgun sequence genomic window:
- the LOC141657293 gene encoding phosphatidylinositol 4-phosphate 5-kinase 4-like — translation MLASWKSPKGGSSVRPARMSVDSRIPVGGGGHMWDTDPSEGHHRSSVGGRDMDFDLENYATTKVPPTTPGRPLKIPKAGKKQGETITKGHKNYELMLNLQLGIRHAVGRPAPPTSLDLKSSAFDPKEKVWTKFPAEGSKYTPPHNSCEFKWKDYCPLVFRALRKLFKVDAADYMLSICGNEALRELSSPGKSGSFFYLSSDDRYMIKTMKKAEVKVLLRMLSAYYSHVRSFENTLVTKFFGLHCVKLTGAIQKKVRFIIMGNLFCTEYTIHRRFDLKGSSLGRSTDKPEEELDASTILKDLDLNFIFRLQKSWFQELCRQVDRDCEFLEQERIMDYSMLVGIHFREASKAGDLIPSGARTPTGDESESDQSGPRLSRVDMDQLLIDPAWWASVRLGINMPARVERAIRRMEGEMQVMEPTGEFYDVVMFFGIIDILQDYDISKKLEHAYKAMQYDATSISAVDPKLYSKRFRDFILRIYAEDL, via the exons ATGCTGGCGTCGTGGAAGTCACCAAAGGGCGGCAGCTCAGTGAGGCCAGCCCGTATGTCAGTGGACTCAAGAATACCGGTAGGCGGGGGAGGACACATGTGGGATACTGATCCAAGTGAAGGACATCATAGGAGTTCTGTTGGTGGCAGAGATATGGATTTTGACCTTGAAAATTACGCTACTACTAAGGTCCCACCAACTACTCCTGGTAGACCCTTAAAAATACCCAAAGCTGGCAAGAAACAAGGGGAGACTATTACTAAAGGTCATAAAAACTATGagcttatgctcaatcttcaatTGGGTATCAG GCATGCTGTAGGAAGACCTGCTCCTCCAACATCACTAGACTTGAAATCATCAGCTTTCGACCCAAAAGAAAAAGTTTGGACCAAATTTCCAGCAGAAGGCTCTAAATATACTCCTCCCCACAATTCCTGTGAATTCAAATGGAAAGATTACTGTCCTTTAGTTTTCAG AGCGCTTAGAAAACTCTTTAAGGTTGATGCAGCAGATTACATGCTGTCGATTTGTGGGAACGAAGCCCTTCGGGAGTTGTCTTCTCCTGGTAAAAGCGGGAGTTTCTTTTACTTGAGTAGTGATGATCGTTATATGATCAAGACAATGAAGAAGGCAGAAGTTAAG GTACTTCTGAGGATGCTATCAGCGTACTACAGCCATGTACGATCATTCGAGAATACCCTTGTCACCAAATTCTTTGGCCTTCACTGTGTAAAATTAACAGGTGCAATCCAAAAGAAA GTGAGgttcattatcatgggaaacctCTTTTGCACCGAATACACCATTCATAGGCGGTTTGACTTGAAAGGCTCCTCACTCGGTCGTTCGACTGATAAACCCGAGGAAGAATTAGATGCTAGTACAATTCTTAAAGACCTTGATCTCAACTTCATCTTTAGATTGCAAAAGTCATGGTTTCAAGAACTTTGCAG ACAAGTAGATAGAGATTGTGAGTTCCTGGAACAAGAGAGAATCATGGATTACAGCATGCTTGTAGGCATTCACTTTAGGGAAGCATCGAAAGCAGGCGACCTGATTCCCTCTGGAGCTCGAACTCCTACTG GTGATGAATCTGAAAGTGATCAAAGTGGTCCTCGTTTATCTAGAGTTGATATGGATCAGCTCTTAATCGATCCAGCTTG GTGGGCTAGTGTAAGGTTAGGGATAAACATGCCAGCTCGAGTAGAGCGAGCTATTAGAAGAATGGAAGGGGAAATGCAAGTAATGGAGCCAACCGGAGAATTCTATGATGTTGTAATGTTCTTCGGCATCATAGACATACTTCAAGACTATGACATTAGTAAAAAGCTTGAGCATGCTTACAAGGCCATGCAATATGATGCAACTTCCATCTCCGCCGTGGATCCAAAACTCTACTCAAAACGATTTCGTGATTTCATTCTCAGAATTTACGCCGAAGATTTGTGA
- the LOC141657294 gene encoding uncharacterized protein LOC141657294, whose translation MGQSLQKLTPGSETNRVKLMGEIASKYYDEHFSEITNDETTIHFYRAICEVVEEINGSLGNTQFKVPKTETLQLAFNKHHKGKGKSLTKEEFQNILHDVIMETGFTGIGAKDIILYIFGVPVTTLLIKKGVLPKAIPDALFIPLVTSATVFFLAKSNKI comes from the exons ATGGGTCAATCATTGCAAAAACTTACTCCAG GATCGGAGACGAATCGGGTGAAGCTGATGGGTGAAATTGCAAGCAAATACTATGACGAACATTTTTCAGAAATTACTAACGATGAGACAACTATTCACTTCTACAGAGCAATTTGTGAAGTAGTAGA AGAAATAAATGGAAGTCTTGGCAACACCCAGTTTAAGGTACCAAAGACTGAGACTCTTCAGCTAGCATTCAAT AAACATCACAAAGGCAAAGGAAAATCACTGACAAAAGAAGAATTTCAAAACATTCTTCATGATGTAATAATGGAGACAGGATTTACAGGCATCGGTGCAAAGGACATCATATTATACATATTTGGAGTTCCTGTCACAACCTTATTGATCAAGAAAGGTGTCCTTCCTAAAGCAATTCCTGATGCCCTTTTCATCCCTCTCGTCACTTCCGCCACCGTCTTTTTTCTTGCCAAATCTAACAAGATTTGA